A single genomic interval of Clostridia bacterium harbors:
- a CDS encoding GntR family transcriptional regulator → MTERRFQVLKLNNFKPLREVVFETLREAIIKGVLKPGERLMEKQLAENMGVSRTPVREAIRKLELEGFVRVIPRKGTYVSEISFTDVREIYEIRASLEALACGLAAQRAAPEQIEEMKRYLAEEKDYLVIEDLSLTVKTDVGLHELIYQATSNERIMGIMNNLKKHLYRLRSTSLAYPGRKEKSLEEHQEIVQAIAKRDVELAQKLGKEHILRAQATMFALLSKGEFK, encoded by the coding sequence GTGACTGAACGGCGTTTTCAAGTATTAAAATTAAATAATTTTAAACCTTTACGTGAAGTAGTTTTTGAAACTTTACGAGAGGCCATTATTAAAGGAGTGTTAAAACCTGGAGAGCGTTTAATGGAAAAGCAATTGGCGGAAAATATGGGAGTTAGCCGTACTCCGGTACGGGAGGCTATTCGTAAATTAGAATTAGAGGGTTTTGTCAGGGTGATTCCACGTAAAGGAACCTATGTTTCCGAAATATCCTTTACTGATGTACGGGAGATTTATGAAATAAGGGCTTCATTGGAGGCTTTGGCTTGTGGGTTAGCGGCCCAAAGAGCTGCTCCCGAACAAATAGAGGAAATGAAGCGCTACTTGGCCGAAGAAAAGGATTATTTAGTTATTGAGGATTTGAGTTTGACGGTAAAAACAGATGTCGGTTTACATGAATTAATTTATCAGGCTACTTCTAATGAAAGAATTATGGGGATCATGAATAATTTAAAAAAGCATTTATACCGTTTACGCAGTACTTCACTTGCTTATCCGGGACGTAAGGAAAAAAGTTTAGAGGAGCACCAGGAAATCGTGCAGGCAATTGCCAAACGTGATGTTGAATTAGCACAAAAATTGGGGAAGGAGCATATTTTACGAGCCCAGGCCACAATGTTTGCTTTATTAAGTAAAGGGGAATTTAAATGA
- the trkA gene encoding Trk system potassium transporter TrkA, translating into MLVIIVGAGKIGFNLAKILAREDYDVVLIEKEKAEVENLEEYLDIQVLIGDGVKRSVLEKAGVQAADLFIAVTASDEVNLVACMVAKTYGSIKTVARVRNPEYAYLSRRKKETFPGVDYFINPELILAKEIIKLIDVPEALDVVYYAEGKIQLLELKITAEAPIVKRQIKDLKASNVFLIAAIVRDEQVIIPRGEDFIYPDDTIFVLAKTKEMIAVEHFLGTKRTQVEHIMIFGGNYTAYHLASILEIRGYQVKIIEPDYQKGVELSQQLQTAMVLHGNPTDLNFLANEGIDNIDVFVSLATDDQLNLLVSLIVKDLGVRRTVARVGRTDYLALLEKVGLDIGISPWVLIANRILRFIRHEHDLLSITLLGNEHAEMAELLVTENSPVAYRQLKVLDFPRGSLVGSIYREREVIIPRGDDFLKPGDHITLFALPDVAAKAIKYITG; encoded by the coding sequence ATGCTAGTAATTATCGTCGGAGCAGGAAAAATAGGATTTAATTTAGCAAAAATTTTAGCTAGGGAAGATTATGATGTAGTCTTAATTGAAAAGGAAAAAGCTGAGGTAGAAAATTTAGAAGAGTATTTGGATATACAGGTTTTGATCGGTGATGGTGTAAAAAGAAGTGTGCTAGAAAAAGCGGGAGTGCAAGCTGCTGATTTGTTTATTGCTGTAACCGCGAGTGATGAGGTTAATTTGGTGGCCTGTATGGTAGCTAAAACTTATGGATCTATAAAAACAGTGGCACGGGTAAGGAATCCGGAATATGCTTATCTAAGTAGACGTAAAAAAGAAACTTTTCCTGGGGTGGATTATTTTATTAACCCCGAATTGATTTTAGCCAAAGAAATAATTAAATTAATTGATGTCCCCGAGGCTTTGGACGTTGTTTATTATGCTGAAGGGAAAATACAACTTTTAGAGTTGAAGATTACGGCTGAGGCTCCCATTGTCAAACGACAAATTAAAGATTTGAAAGCAAGTAATGTTTTTTTGATCGCGGCTATTGTACGTGATGAACAAGTAATTATTCCCCGCGGGGAAGATTTTATTTATCCTGATGATACTATTTTTGTATTGGCTAAAACTAAAGAAATGATTGCCGTAGAGCATTTTTTGGGCACCAAGCGGACACAAGTGGAACATATTATGATTTTTGGGGGTAATTATACGGCATATCATTTAGCCTCTATTTTGGAAATACGGGGTTATCAGGTTAAAATTATTGAACCAGATTATCAAAAAGGGGTGGAACTGTCTCAGCAGTTGCAAACAGCCATGGTTCTGCATGGTAATCCTACTGACCTTAATTTTTTAGCTAATGAAGGTATAGATAATATTGATGTTTTTGTTAGTTTAGCCACTGATGATCAACTCAATCTTTTAGTTAGTCTAATTGTTAAGGATTTGGGGGTACGGCGTACTGTTGCCCGGGTGGGGCGAACAGATTATTTGGCTTTATTGGAAAAAGTGGGTTTGGATATTGGGATTAGTCCTTGGGTTTTAATTGCTAATCGAATTTTACGTTTTATTCGTCATGAACATGATCTGCTTTCTATTACCCTGTTGGGTAATGAGCATGCTGAAATGGCCGAATTGCTTGTTACTGAAAATTCACCAGTGGCCTATCGACAATTAAAAGTTTTGGATTTTCCTAGAGGTTCATTGGTTGGTTCTATTTACCGAGAACGGGAAGTTATTATTCCGCGAGGAGATGATTTTTTAAAACCTGGTGATCACATTACTCTGTTTGCTTTACCGGATGTAGCAGCAAAAGCGATAAAATATATTACTGGATAA
- a CDS encoding S-layer homology domain-containing protein, translating to MDLKKLSWLGMLFFIIGLSFSQVVMADGFPDIKNHWAEESIEVWLARGYVNGYPDGHFRPDDFITQAEFCALFNRVFGFKVGADYPGKDVPEGKWYTAEMKRAIAAGYLSSDGKLDPQGIITRKQVAISLGRVLSLSAVPRDHYSQFKDLGEIDLAAAMAINTVLDKKYMGGQLGNCFYPEQGITRAELLAVLDRVAGKLYDRPGVYGTPYDKLVIEGNVLINTRNVTLRNVAINGDLNIAPGIGDGSVTLINVTVRGETKFGGGAIINDCTLGQVVVTSPYKHKIRLLAQGTTVIGLTKVRVPVILEEANLVGQGFSEVTFNVARGSELDLRGNFKRIVLEGVDVKLNLGCGKIDYLSLPLAAQGVRVDLAEAVDLKKVEVVCRATFTGWGNINQAFVYARGVNFELFPEKVTVAPGITALVCGRVVSGTYTGEVRRDVWPYFKSNYPQIWQVGSSGFTLSCKTNTACQAYYVVCEAGDDSPLASQIIKGLDAFGRRLPVEYRGVINLEANQEKSVRIGSLESDLCYNVFIVLKKQGVNMEPVVYKQKVTTRRK from the coding sequence ATGGACTTAAAAAAATTAAGTTGGCTGGGAATGCTTTTTTTTATCATTGGTTTGAGTTTCTCTCAAGTTGTCATGGCTGATGGATTCCCTGATATAAAAAATCATTGGGCCGAAGAATCGATTGAGGTTTGGTTGGCTCGCGGCTATGTAAATGGTTATCCAGATGGCCATTTTCGACCAGATGATTTTATTACTCAGGCGGAATTTTGTGCTTTATTTAATCGGGTTTTTGGTTTTAAAGTAGGTGCAGATTATCCCGGTAAAGATGTACCAGAAGGCAAATGGTATACCGCTGAAATGAAACGGGCGATTGCTGCTGGTTATTTAAGTAGTGATGGTAAGTTAGATCCTCAAGGAATAATTACTCGTAAGCAAGTAGCCATAAGTTTGGGTAGAGTTTTGTCCTTATCTGCGGTACCGCGTGATCATTATAGCCAATTTAAGGATTTAGGAGAAATTGATTTAGCTGCAGCAATGGCTATTAATACTGTTCTGGATAAAAAATATATGGGAGGTCAGCTTGGTAATTGTTTTTATCCAGAACAAGGCATTACCAGAGCTGAGTTGCTTGCAGTTTTGGACCGGGTGGCGGGTAAATTGTATGATCGGCCGGGTGTTTATGGTACACCTTATGATAAATTGGTTATTGAGGGCAATGTCTTAATTAATACTCGTAATGTAACTTTACGTAATGTGGCTATTAATGGTGATTTAAATATTGCTCCTGGTATTGGTGATGGTTCTGTTACTTTGATTAATGTTACTGTAAGGGGAGAAACTAAATTTGGTGGAGGAGCTATTATTAATGATTGTACCTTGGGGCAAGTTGTGGTCACTTCCCCCTATAAACATAAAATTCGTTTGTTGGCTCAAGGTACTACTGTGATTGGTCTTACTAAGGTGCGAGTGCCGGTAATTCTCGAAGAAGCTAATTTGGTGGGACAGGGGTTTAGTGAGGTTACCTTTAATGTAGCACGCGGTAGTGAACTTGATTTACGAGGAAATTTTAAGCGAATTGTTTTGGAAGGAGTAGACGTAAAATTAAATTTGGGGTGTGGTAAAATTGATTACCTTTCACTGCCATTAGCTGCACAGGGTGTCCGAGTAGATTTGGCGGAAGCGGTAGATCTAAAAAAAGTGGAAGTGGTTTGCCGGGCTACTTTTACTGGTTGGGGAAATATTAACCAGGCTTTTGTGTATGCCCGCGGTGTTAATTTTGAATTATTTCCGGAAAAGGTGACTGTGGCTCCTGGAATAACGGCTTTGGTTTGTGGACGTGTTGTATCTGGTACTTATACAGGTGAAGTAAGGCGGGATGTGTGGCCTTATTTTAAAAGCAATTATCCGCAAATTTGGCAGGTAGGAAGTTCGGGCTTTACTTTGTCTTGTAAAACCAATACAGCCTGTCAGGCTTATTATGTTGTCTGTGAGGCTGGGGATGATTCACCATTGGCTTCTCAAATAATTAAGGGCTTAGATGCATTTGGCCGCCGTTTGCCGGTGGAATATCGGGGAGTAATTAATTTAGAAGCAAATCAAGAAAAAAGTGTACGTATAGGTAGTTTGGAATCAGATTTATGTTATAATGTCTTTATTGTTTTAAAAAAACAAGGGGTGAACATGGAGCCTGTTGTTTATAAACAAAAGGTTACAACAAGGAGAAAATAA
- a CDS encoding TrkH family potassium uptake protein produces the protein MNWQQISYSLSSLLILTGIAMLWPWGWSLYYGEADSSALLGAALITLLVGLSWRKSTKPIGELYNKETFCLVTFAWLLVSLVGTLPYLFTGTFTTFADAFFESLSGFTATGATVLNDLEVLSHGVLFWRSLTHWLGGLGIIVLFLILVPSANLGGVRIWQTETPGGNMTAKFRPRVRETAKMLWLIYLLMTIAETVFLWIGGLSFFDALCHSFGTIATAGFSTKNASIGAYNSVIQWIIIIFMFLAGTNFVLYYQFFLTRRISVFTRNSEFKLYLFLVGIATSVIFIGSYSQVGLTFREVVFQVVSLLTTTGYSTADFALWPSFGQVILVVLMFMGGCVGSTSGGLKIRRVLILLKQVQLGLKQTLHPQAILDLKIDGESISPKVVVNVLRFFFLYCLLIFLGTMSLTLEGLDLVTAFTAAVASLGNIGPGLAGVGPSQNYGFLSAGGKFLLSFMMLLGRLELYAVLVLLQPSFWRRG, from the coding sequence ATGAATTGGCAGCAAATTTCTTATTCCTTAAGTTCTCTTTTAATTTTGACGGGTATAGCTATGTTGTGGCCATGGGGTTGGTCATTATATTATGGGGAAGCAGACTCCTCGGCGTTATTGGGGGCTGCATTGATAACATTATTGGTCGGCTTAAGTTGGCGAAAAAGCACTAAACCGATTGGTGAATTATATAATAAAGAAACTTTTTGTTTAGTTACTTTTGCCTGGCTATTGGTTTCTTTGGTGGGTACATTACCTTATTTATTTACGGGGACTTTTACTACTTTCGCTGATGCATTTTTTGAATCATTATCTGGTTTTACGGCTACTGGGGCTACTGTTTTAAATGACCTTGAAGTTTTATCTCATGGTGTTTTGTTTTGGCGTAGTTTGACTCATTGGTTAGGCGGCTTGGGTATCATTGTCTTATTTTTAATTCTAGTTCCATCGGCAAATTTAGGTGGAGTGCGGATTTGGCAAACCGAAACCCCCGGGGGCAACATGACGGCTAAGTTTAGGCCGCGGGTGCGGGAGACTGCCAAAATGCTTTGGTTGATTTATTTATTAATGACCATCGCGGAAACGGTTTTCTTGTGGATTGGGGGTCTGTCTTTTTTTGATGCTTTATGTCATTCTTTTGGCACTATAGCTACTGCGGGTTTTTCTACTAAAAATGCTAGTATCGGGGCTTATAATTCGGTGATTCAATGGATTATTATTATTTTTATGTTTCTAGCCGGCACCAATTTTGTCCTATATTATCAGTTTTTTTTAACCAGGCGGATTAGTGTTTTTACACGTAATAGTGAGTTTAAATTATATCTTTTTTTGGTAGGTATTGCGACAAGCGTTATTTTTATTGGCAGTTATTCACAAGTTGGGCTAACGTTTCGGGAAGTTGTTTTTCAGGTAGTTTCCTTATTAACTACTACTGGCTATAGTACGGCGGATTTTGCCCTCTGGCCAAGTTTTGGACAGGTAATTTTAGTGGTGTTGATGTTTATGGGGGGTTGTGTAGGCTCAACAAGTGGTGGCCTTAAAATTAGAAGAGTCCTTATTTTGCTTAAACAAGTACAATTGGGTTTAAAGCAAACCCTTCATCCTCAAGCTATTTTAGATTTAAAAATTGACGGAGAAAGCATTTCACCAAAAGTAGTGGTGAATGTACTGCGTTTTTTCTTTCTTTATTGTCTCTTAATTTTTTTGGGGACAATGAGTTTAACACTGGAAGGACTTGATTTAGTAACTGCCTTTACTGCCGCAGTAGCTAGTTTGGGTAATATTGGTCCAGGACTTGCTGGGGTGGGTCCAAGTCAAAATTATGGTTTTTTATCTGCTGGAGGAAAGTTTTTATTATCTTTTATGATGCTTTTGGGTCGTTTGGAACTTTACGCGGTTTTGGTTTTACTACAGCCCTCCTTTTGGCGTCGGGGCTAG
- a CDS encoding S8 family peptidase — protein MDIHELRWIRTFSNKLDPALKDSLFDHYRRSKRIPCFLQRIYRFFQYRLCRLPIIIQLAPTRSYEKIKNLQDQFRKHQKLTIINSLSTTLSLQKLRKITPHPLIKKIYLDHEISTLLHQAVPITNVPTLWDNNLSGKGITLAILDTGLAPHPDFFLPQKRLLAFRDFVNQISTPYDDNGHGTHCTGLAAGNGYLSEGKYKGPAYQAQIVSLKILNKMGLGKISTAITALEWVLDNQKIYKIKIVSLSFGYKPTLTYQEDPLCQALEKIWQAGIVVCTAAGNGGPEKGSITSPGFHPDFITTGSLDNLTTVSEFSGRGPTRDGLPKPDFLLPGNNLMSTHAQGSLLDKKLPSPTKWYTALSGTSMTTPLCAGIIALLLENNPTLTPTKIKAKLLQNCHPLNAIDIYTQGQGYLDCSQI, from the coding sequence ATGGATATTCACGAATTACGCTGGATACGTACTTTTTCAAATAAACTGGACCCGGCCTTAAAGGATAGCCTGTTTGATCATTATCGCCGCTCAAAAAGAATACCCTGTTTTTTACAAAGAATTTACCGTTTTTTTCAGTATCGGCTCTGCCGTTTACCAATAATCATTCAATTAGCACCTACACGCAGCTACGAAAAAATTAAGAATCTCCAAGACCAATTTAGAAAACATCAAAAATTAACGATCATTAACAGTCTTTCCACAACCCTCAGCCTACAAAAATTACGAAAAATAACTCCTCATCCCCTCATAAAAAAAATATATTTAGACCATGAAATTAGCACACTACTGCACCAAGCTGTTCCTATCACCAATGTTCCTACCCTTTGGGATAATAATCTTTCCGGTAAAGGGATTACACTAGCTATTTTAGATACAGGTTTAGCTCCTCATCCAGACTTTTTTTTACCCCAAAAACGCTTACTAGCTTTTCGCGATTTCGTCAACCAAATCTCAACACCTTATGATGACAACGGACATGGTACCCACTGTACTGGTCTTGCCGCCGGCAATGGCTACCTCTCAGAGGGTAAATATAAAGGGCCGGCTTATCAAGCTCAAATAGTAAGTTTAAAAATATTAAATAAAATGGGATTAGGGAAAATTTCTACAGCGATCACCGCTTTAGAATGGGTTTTAGACAATCAAAAAATCTATAAAATAAAAATAGTATCCTTATCTTTTGGCTACAAACCTACTTTAACTTATCAAGAAGATCCCTTATGTCAAGCCTTGGAAAAAATATGGCAGGCGGGAATAGTAGTTTGTACTGCTGCTGGCAACGGCGGACCGGAAAAAGGCAGTATCACCTCACCTGGCTTTCATCCCGATTTTATAACTACAGGTTCTTTAGATAATTTAACTACTGTTTCGGAATTCTCCGGAAGAGGACCTACACGTGATGGTTTACCCAAACCCGATTTTTTACTTCCCGGCAATAACCTCATGAGCACACATGCCCAGGGCTCGCTTTTAGACAAAAAACTACCTAGTCCCACCAAATGGTATACAGCCCTTTCCGGCACTTCCATGACCACACCCCTCTGTGCCGGCATAATTGCTCTTTTACTAGAGAACAATCCCACCCTCACACCTACCAAAATAAAAGCAAAGCTCCTACAAAATTGTCATCCCCTAAATGCGATCGATATTTACACACAAGGTCAGGGCTATTTGGATTGCAGTCAAATTTAG
- the ispE gene encoding 4-(cytidine 5'-diphospho)-2-C-methyl-D-erythritol kinase, which yields MFKIICKAYGKINLTLDVLGQRDDGYHEIITLLQGINLYDLVHLTPQAVGIEITCNLPALASKENLAYQAANLLTKNYPQITGLRIHLEKNIPLAAGLGGGSADAAMVLWGCNYLFDLGLSLSELAYWGACIGSDVPFCLYPLTAIGTGRGEKLTYLPPCPQLELLLLKPPFSVSTREVYQYLAAVDIKKRPQINTVIKACQTANKAQIYAGCGNVLQKATFALYPQLKEWVRQIEDLGVEKVIMAGSGPTLIVFEEEKEKIAKLITRFSKPGWQVEVVRTLNSKDLRGRMIISD from the coding sequence ATGTTTAAAATTATTTGTAAGGCTTATGGGAAAATTAACTTAACTTTAGATGTTTTGGGGCAAAGGGATGACGGCTATCATGAAATTATTACCCTTTTACAGGGTATTAATCTTTATGATTTGGTTCATTTAACTCCTCAGGCAGTCGGGATAGAAATAACCTGTAATTTACCTGCTTTAGCTTCCAAAGAAAATTTGGCTTATCAAGCTGCTAATTTGCTAACAAAGAATTATCCGCAAATTACGGGTTTGCGGATTCATTTGGAAAAAAATATTCCTTTGGCAGCGGGTTTAGGTGGTGGCAGTGCCGATGCAGCCATGGTTCTCTGGGGCTGTAATTATTTATTTGATTTGGGATTATCATTAAGTGAATTAGCTTATTGGGGTGCCTGTATAGGTTCTGATGTGCCTTTTTGCCTTTATCCACTTACGGCTATTGGCACTGGTCGGGGTGAAAAGTTAACTTACCTTCCCCCCTGCCCTCAATTGGAATTACTGTTATTAAAACCACCTTTTTCAGTTTCTACTCGAGAAGTATATCAATATTTAGCGGCTGTAGACATAAAAAAGCGGCCGCAGATTAACACTGTTATTAAGGCTTGTCAAACAGCTAATAAGGCACAAATTTATGCTGGCTGTGGCAATGTTTTACAAAAGGCCACTTTTGCATTATATCCGCAATTAAAGGAATGGGTCAGACAAATTGAAGATTTGGGGGTTGAAAAAGTAATCATGGCTGGTAGTGGACCTACTTTAATTGTTTTTGAGGAAGAAAAAGAGAAAATAGCAAAATTAATAACCCGGTTCTCCAAACCCGGTTGGCAGGTGGAGGTAGTGCGTACATTAAATAGCAAGGACTTACGGGGGAGGATGATTATTAGTGACTGA
- a CDS encoding NTP transferase domain-containing protein has product MTVALVLAGGLKPELSPGELKAEALIQIGENYMVEYVVEALAALDEIKQIVISGPREIEKLYTTSTIKVVPRGTTLVKSFTKAYQKVPLDTRQILVVTGDLPLLSPQAVRHFLHTCHYLNGDLFYPLIKREDCEAKYPGMERTYIRFREGVFTGGNLLLIKSAVVEQCLPLVEDFIYLRKKPWAMVVRLNRKLLWALLLKRLSLQDVEKEAARLLGGVRGVAVCSPFPEIGFDVDKASDLALVKKLLSARKN; this is encoded by the coding sequence ATGACGGTAGCCCTTGTTTTGGCCGGAGGCCTAAAACCAGAACTTAGTCCTGGTGAATTAAAGGCTGAGGCTTTAATTCAAATTGGTGAGAATTATATGGTAGAATATGTGGTTGAGGCTTTGGCTGCTCTTGACGAAATTAAGCAAATTGTTATTTCTGGCCCGCGTGAAATTGAAAAACTTTATACTACCTCTACTATAAAAGTGGTGCCGCGAGGAACTACTTTGGTAAAAAGTTTTACTAAGGCTTATCAAAAAGTACCTTTGGATACACGGCAAATTTTAGTGGTAACAGGTGATCTGCCCTTATTATCGCCCCAAGCTGTCCGGCATTTTTTACATACTTGTCATTATTTGAACGGGGATTTATTTTATCCTTTGATTAAACGTGAGGATTGTGAAGCTAAATATCCGGGGATGGAAAGAACCTATATTCGTTTTCGGGAAGGAGTTTTTACTGGTGGTAATTTACTGTTAATTAAATCAGCGGTAGTAGAGCAGTGTTTGCCTTTGGTGGAGGATTTTATTTATTTGCGAAAAAAACCTTGGGCGATGGTGGTCCGTTTAAATCGAAAATTATTATGGGCTTTACTTTTAAAAAGGCTTTCGCTCCAGGATGTAGAAAAAGAAGCAGCTCGTTTATTGGGTGGTGTGCGGGGTGTAGCTGTTTGTTCACCTTTCCCGGAAATAGGTTTTGATGTGGACAAAGCGAGTGATTTGGCATTAGTGAAAAAACTGTTATCAGCACGAAAAAACTAA
- the spoVG gene encoding septation regulator SpoVG — MNITDIRIRKINYEGKMKAIVSITFDDAFVVHDVKVVEGNNGLFVAMPSRKMPDGEFRDIAHPISSEAREIIQTAVLKAYEEAI; from the coding sequence TTGAATATTACGGATATACGGATTAGAAAGATAAATTATGAGGGAAAAATGAAAGCAATTGTTTCCATAACGTTTGATGATGCCTTTGTAGTTCATGATGTTAAAGTGGTAGAAGGGAATAATGGTTTATTTGTGGCCATGCCTAGTCGCAAAATGCCTGACGGGGAATTTCGGGATATCGCCCATCCCATTTCTTCTGAGGCACGGGAAATAATTCAAACCGCTGTTTTAAAGGCTTATGAAGAAGCCATTTAG